GCACCATACCCAGTTCGGTGCGAGCCAGGCCTTCGATGGTCGCCGGGTCATCCCTGAGCCGGCTGACCTGCTCCGCCAGCTCTACGTTACTCTTCTCAAGGGCAGCAACCCTGGATCTCAGGTCATTCCTCTGATTCACCATCCGTTTCAGTCCCACGAGGCCCCGTTCGCCCACAGCGGTGTATAGCAGGAACAGGCAAATTGCCAGAGCCAGGACCAGCCATAGTTTGCGCCTCACAGGAAATATCATCACCGTAATTGCCCCGATTTATTACTGACTACAACTCCATCATCTCCATTTATCCAGTTTGAGAACGCTTTTTCAAGACCCTTCAACCGGTCCTGATCCCTGGATTCTATATAAAGCCTGGCCACCGGTTCCGTGCCTGAAAGGCGCAGGAGAGTCCAGTCGCCGCCTTCGTATACCCACTTGGTACCATCCACCGTGACCAGATCTGTAGCGGTAAAACCGTTTACCTCAAGGGGTGGAGAGGAGAGAATCTCTCGCAACCGGGATATCAATTCATCCGTCAGTTTCAGGTTGATCCGTGCAGAAAATCGGGTCCCGTAGGTATCCTGCAGATCCCTATAGATGTCAGAAAGGGGTTTATTCGTCGATGCCATGAGTTCGGCTACCAGCAGACAAGCGAGTATCCCATCCTTTTCCGGTACGTGCCCACGGATGGACATACCGGCGCTCTCCTCACCACCCAGAGCCAACCTTCCCTCGGATATCATCTGGCCGATATATTTGAACCCCACAGGGGTCTCGTGGCATTTCCGGCCAAAGGCGGAAGCAATATCGTCGAGTTGTCCTGTTGTCGCCACGCTCCGGGCAAGATCGCCCTGGGTCTTCTTTATTCTAAGGAGATAATCAGCCAACATGGAAAGTATGGCGTTGGGCAAGTAGAACTCACCGCTTCCGCCGAGAACCCCGAAACGATCAGCGTCCCCGTCAGTGGAAAGCCCCAGATCCGCACCTGCGGTTACGATCTGCGCAAGCTCAGATAGCCGTTCCTCGGACGGTTCGGGAGGAAAACCGCCGAAAAGGGGATCCCTGTTCCCATGGATGGTCGTCACCTTGCATCCTGCTTCTTCGAGCACCCTGTCAAGGTAGTTTCCGCCAGCGCCGTACAGGGCATCAAAAGCTATCTTGAGCCCCGATCCCGCTATGACCCTCATGTCCACTTTAGATCTGAGCTGCTCAAGGTATTCCGGCGCAGGATCGATGGTCTCGATGTTTCCTCTTTGAACCGAGGCTGGTGGAAGACCATCCCGCTGATATTTTTCCACGGTATTCTCAATAATCCGGGTGGACTCAGGCATGGCGGGACCGCCCCAGGACGGACTGAACTTGATCCCCTGGTAGGTGCCCGGGTTGTGGCTGGCTGTAAAGTTGATCGCTCCCCCCAGCCCCCTCTTGAGAATAATGGAGGAGACAGCCGGGGT
Above is a genomic segment from bacterium containing:
- a CDS encoding phosphoglucomutase/phosphomannomutase family protein → MKQIKFGTSGWRGIIADDFTFERSRLVVAAIAHFLLESGAGKNGVLVGHDTRFLAEEFAADAAGLLSDFGIDVLLCSGPVPTPAVSSIILKRGLGGAINFTASHNPGTYQGIKFSPSWGGPAMPESTRIIENTVEKYQRDGLPPASVQRGNIETIDPAPEYLEQLRSKVDMRVIAGSGLKIAFDALYGAGGNYLDRVLEEAGCKVTTIHGNRDPLFGGFPPEPSEERLSELAQIVTAGADLGLSTDGDADRFGVLGGSGEFYLPNAILSMLADYLLRIKKTQGDLARSVATTGQLDDIASAFGRKCHETPVGFKYIGQMISEGRLALGGEESAGMSIRGHVPEKDGILACLLVAELMASTNKPLSDIYRDLQDTYGTRFSARINLKLTDELISRLREILSSPPLEVNGFTATDLVTVDGTKWVYEGGDWTLLRLSGTEPVARLYIESRDQDRLKGLEKAFSNWINGDDGVVVSNKSGQLR
- a CDS encoding septum formation initiator family protein, with the translated sequence MRRKLWLVLALAICLFLLYTAVGERGLVGLKRMVNQRNDLRSRVAALEKSNVELAEQVSRLRDDPATIEGLARTELGMVRDGETVYILSHRPEDPPK